Proteins encoded within one genomic window of Formosa agariphila KMM 3901:
- a CDS encoding MlaD family protein yields the protein MKISREVKTAILVIVGIIFLIFGINFLKGENLFSSSRTFYVVYENVEGLTPSTPVTISGLQVGNVKEITLQEDAKLLVTLIINNEYTFSKNSKAELYDTSLIGGKAVSIVPALDNAEIAKDNDYLLAARKSGLTDIVGEKLAPLQEKIESLTHNADSLMLNINSIFDEETKASLKNAITSLDQTISSFQKTSNSLNGVIEDNKENLNTTLSNFSNASTNISKISDSLAATNFSAVVSNLEQSLESFNGVLADVNNGEGSLGKLLTDDKLYTNLEGASLQLEQLLQDMKLNPKRYVHFSLFGKKPNDFDAEENQVDDNGLNVDLQDTTTN from the coding sequence TTGAAGATATCAAGAGAAGTCAAAACCGCAATCCTAGTTATTGTTGGGATTATATTTTTAATATTCGGAATCAATTTTCTTAAAGGAGAAAATTTATTTTCATCTTCTAGAACATTCTACGTGGTTTACGAAAATGTTGAAGGTTTAACACCATCTACCCCCGTAACCATAAGCGGCTTACAGGTGGGTAATGTAAAAGAAATCACTTTACAAGAAGACGCTAAATTATTAGTAACACTTATAATTAATAACGAGTATACGTTTTCAAAAAACAGTAAAGCCGAATTATACGACACCAGTTTAATTGGTGGAAAAGCCGTTTCTATAGTACCTGCTCTAGATAATGCAGAAATAGCAAAAGACAACGATTATTTATTGGCTGCTAGAAAATCTGGACTAACAGATATTGTTGGCGAAAAATTAGCGCCTTTGCAAGAAAAAATAGAATCGTTAACGCATAATGCAGATTCTTTAATGCTAAATATAAATAGTATTTTTGATGAAGAGACTAAAGCAAGTTTAAAAAATGCAATTACATCTTTAGATCAAACCATTTCGTCTTTTCAAAAAACGTCTAACAGTTTAAACGGCGTAATAGAAGATAATAAGGAGAATTTAAACACAACCTTATCTAATTTTAGTAATGCATCTACAAACATTTCTAAAATATCAGATTCGTTAGCAGCTACAAATTTCTCTGCTGTTGTGTCTAATTTAGAGCAATCATTAGAAAGCTTTAATGGGGTATTAGCAGATGTTAATAATGGTGAAGGTTCTCTAGGAAAATTATTAACAGACGATAAATTATATACTAATTTAGAGGGCGCATCACTTCAATTAGAGCAATTGCTTCAGGATATGAAATTAAACCCGAAACGTTATGTACATTTTTCATTATTCGGAAAAAAACCAAATGATTTTGATGCAGAAGAGAATCAAGTCGACGATAATGGTTTAAATGTAGACTTACAGGACACAACAACTAACTAG
- a CDS encoding putative LPS assembly protein LptD, producing MADHTLKYYFTKIHLKALRTNYFQILLTLSFTVLINTTVFSQDIPKVTKVAIPATQGLPTYSPEITVDSLAIKEISESVHDTIRLDSVKLKKEFLTDIVKYNAKDYTSFNRLEQKLYLYNEAEVDYQDMNIKAGVIVIDYTKNEVYAGRIKDSTGTLTQKPVFTQGASVVEPDSIRFNFDTQKALIFNSKTEQSGFNIIAPIVKKENDSVVFMAKARFTTSENTEDPDYYFKASKIKFVPGKKIVVGPTHMVIANVPTPIAVPFGFFPLTDTQTSGIIIPTFGEDSTRGYFLQNAGYYFAISDYVDLAVLADYYTNGSYGFRAESNYAVNYKFRGNAAFRYESLINSEKGFPDYSKSTVYNIRWSHSQDSKSNPNSSFSASVNLGSSSYYQQSVNQINTGNFLNNTLSSSVSYSKSFPGEPQVNLSVTATHSQNTQTEQINMTLPTFQGSVGRIFPFAPKTGTKKGIIHNVNLQYSVRAENQIQTTDSLFFKPQMFEDARAGVQHSIPLSTNFKLFKHLSVTAGTSFQENWTFKTIDRYYDQDLDEVITETVNGFDAFRTYNFSTSIGTTIYGMFDFKREGKDPKIQAIRHVMRPSVSYNINPSFDQYYDTYEVISADGTTQDTYSRFEETLFGSPNQTFSSSVGMSLSNNFEAKVKDRDSTATEAKKVTILNNLNFSTSYNIAGDSLQWSPVRVSGGTQILNNKMNINFGATLDPYALDNNNNKIDVYNINNNGSLFRLTSANMTLSYSLSSKMFGSKAERDKEEERGIEENLRGGGRDDDLFGVGQDFSDQSFFDNDKDEDDEEKKDNEFYKFKIPWTVNLAYAVNYSNTQRQNEISSHSLMFSGDVTLSPRWSVGASSGYDFKDMGFTYTQLRLERDLESWRMNFSWVPFSSRKSWYFFIGIKSSILSDLKYDKRLQPDQQL from the coding sequence TTGGCGGATCATACACTAAAATATTACTTTACAAAAATACATTTAAAAGCATTGCGTACAAACTACTTTCAAATACTTTTAACTTTAAGTTTTACAGTGCTTATCAACACGACTGTCTTCTCTCAAGATATACCTAAAGTCACTAAAGTCGCGATACCAGCTACACAAGGCCTGCCTACATATAGCCCAGAAATTACTGTAGACAGTTTAGCGATTAAAGAAATTTCAGAATCTGTACACGATACAATTAGACTTGATAGTGTAAAGCTTAAAAAAGAGTTCTTAACGGACATAGTTAAATATAACGCTAAAGACTACACGTCTTTTAATAGACTTGAGCAGAAATTATATTTATATAATGAAGCCGAAGTGGATTATCAAGACATGAATATTAAAGCAGGAGTCATTGTTATAGACTACACTAAAAATGAAGTTTACGCTGGACGAATAAAAGATTCTACAGGGACTTTAACTCAGAAACCTGTATTTACTCAAGGCGCAAGTGTGGTAGAACCCGATTCTATTCGATTTAATTTTGATACCCAAAAAGCTTTAATTTTTAATTCCAAAACGGAACAAAGCGGATTTAATATTATTGCACCCATTGTAAAAAAGGAAAATGATTCTGTTGTTTTTATGGCAAAAGCCCGTTTTACAACTTCAGAAAATACCGAAGACCCCGATTATTATTTTAAAGCAAGTAAGATAAAATTTGTACCTGGTAAAAAGATTGTTGTAGGCCCTACACATATGGTTATTGCAAATGTGCCTACTCCTATCGCCGTACCTTTTGGATTCTTTCCTTTAACAGACACTCAAACTTCTGGAATTATTATTCCAACGTTTGGAGAAGATAGTACTCGTGGTTATTTTTTACAAAATGCAGGATATTATTTTGCCATTAGTGACTACGTAGACTTAGCCGTTTTAGCAGATTATTACACTAACGGAAGTTATGGTTTTAGAGCCGAAAGCAATTATGCGGTTAATTATAAGTTTAGAGGAAACGCCGCTTTTAGATACGAAAGTTTAATAAACAGTGAAAAAGGATTTCCAGATTATTCTAAATCTACAGTTTATAATATCCGTTGGTCGCATAGCCAAGATTCTAAATCGAATCCTAATTCTAGTTTTTCTGCATCGGTAAACCTAGGTAGTAGTTCTTACTATCAACAATCTGTTAATCAAATCAATACAGGTAACTTCTTAAACAATACCTTATCATCATCTGTATCGTATTCAAAATCGTTTCCTGGAGAACCACAAGTAAATTTAAGTGTTACAGCAACGCACTCACAAAACACACAAACCGAACAAATAAACATGACTTTACCAACCTTTCAAGGAAGTGTAGGTAGAATATTTCCATTTGCTCCAAAGACGGGAACTAAGAAAGGAATTATTCATAATGTGAATTTACAATATTCAGTACGTGCAGAAAATCAAATACAAACTACAGACTCTTTATTCTTTAAACCACAAATGTTTGAAGATGCTCGAGCTGGAGTTCAACATAGCATTCCGCTTAGTACAAACTTTAAATTGTTTAAGCACTTAAGTGTAACTGCAGGAACTAGTTTTCAAGAAAACTGGACATTTAAAACTATAGATCGTTATTACGACCAAGATTTAGATGAAGTTATAACAGAAACGGTAAATGGTTTCGACGCCTTTAGAACCTATAATTTCAGTACTAGTATAGGAACAACTATTTATGGTATGTTCGACTTTAAGCGCGAGGGTAAGGATCCAAAAATTCAAGCCATTAGACATGTTATGAGGCCTTCTGTAAGCTATAATATTAATCCTTCTTTTGATCAATATTACGACACTTATGAAGTAATTTCTGCAGATGGAACCACTCAAGACACATACTCTAGGTTTGAGGAAACTCTTTTTGGATCGCCTAACCAAACCTTTTCATCGTCTGTAGGAATGTCGCTTTCTAATAACTTTGAAGCGAAAGTTAAAGACCGTGATAGTACCGCAACCGAAGCTAAAAAAGTTACAATACTTAACAACTTAAACTTCTCGACGTCTTATAATATTGCGGGAGATTCTTTACAATGGAGTCCGGTTCGTGTTTCTGGTGGTACACAAATCTTAAACAACAAAATGAACATTAATTTTGGGGCAACTTTAGATCCATATGCACTGGATAACAATAACAATAAAATTGATGTATATAACATTAACAATAATGGTAGTTTATTTAGATTAACTAGTGCAAACATGACGTTAAGCTATTCTTTATCAAGTAAAATGTTTGGTAGTAAAGCAGAAAGAGACAAAGAAGAAGAACGTGGTATTGAGGAAAACTTACGTGGAGGTGGACGTGATGATGATTTATTTGGAGTTGGACAAGATTTCTCTGATCAAAGTTTCTTTGATAATGATAAAGATGAAGACGATGAAGAAAAAAAGGACAATGAATTTTATAAATTTAAAATTCCCTGGACAGTTAACTTAGCGTATGCTGTTAATTATTCGAATACCCAGCGTCAAAACGAGATTTCATCACATTCTTTAATGTTCTCTGGAGATGTAACCCTTTCGCCACGTTGGAGTGTTGGTGCATCATCTGGTTACGACTTTAAAGATATGGGATTCACTTATACACAATTGCGTTTAGAACGTGATTTAGAAAGTTGGAGAATGAATTTTAGTTGGGTACCTTTTAGCTCTAGAAAATCTTGGTACTTCTTTATAGGAATTAAATCAAGTATCTTAAGCGATCTTAAATACGATAAACGTTTACAACCCGATCAACAACTTTAA
- a CDS encoding Rid family detoxifying hydrolase, whose amino-acid sequence MKTIITTPNAPAPIGPYNQAVLKNGMLYASGQIAINPETSELVLDDIKTETKQVMENINAILKEANMTFEDIIKTSIFISDMHNFADINEVYGQYFDEATAPARETVEVANLPKFVNVEISFIASK is encoded by the coding sequence ATGAAAACAATAATTACAACACCTAATGCGCCTGCTCCTATTGGACCTTACAATCAGGCTGTTTTAAAGAATGGTATGTTATATGCTTCAGGTCAAATAGCAATTAATCCAGAAACTAGCGAATTGGTTTTAGACGACATTAAAACGGAAACCAAGCAAGTTATGGAAAACATAAATGCGATTTTAAAAGAAGCCAACATGACGTTCGAAGATATTATAAAAACATCTATTTTTATTAGCGACATGCATAACTTTGCCGATATAAATGAAGTATACGGTCAGTATTTCGATGAAGCAACAGCACCAGCTAGAGAAACAGTTGAAGTTGCAAATTTACCTAAATTTGTAAATGTTGAAATCAGTTTTATAGCGTCTAAGTAA
- a CDS encoding N-acetylmuramoyl-L-alanine amidase family protein — protein MKSKPILIYFSFISIILLTSFTNDKPLSTSKFVVVLDAGHGGHDPGKPTKFGFTEKEVALKIVLKIGAELEKNKDIKVIYTRKTDVFVTLRGRAKIANEADADLFVSVHCNAHHSQASGTETYVVGVANTKRNFDVAKLENEVILLEDDYETHYDGFNPNAPESLIGLTLMQEDYIDYSIMLAGMIENNFANKLKRKSRGVKQASLWVMHNTYMPSVLIETGFITNTEEGRYLNSNKGQTEISSAIKDAILEYKTSLDLNVGENLGTARVQAIITDEEDDLEDETNNPDVYADVEFKIQIAASSKKLETKPFNFNGLSPVSRDQVGKIYKYYYGATSNYSEVQSLLLQAKAKGFDTSFIVAFRDGAQIHLDKVLKTTSN, from the coding sequence ATGAAATCTAAACCTATATTAATTTACTTTTCTTTTATCTCAATAATTTTACTAACCTCTTTTACCAATGATAAGCCACTCAGTACGAGTAAATTTGTTGTTGTATTAGATGCTGGTCATGGTGGTCATGACCCCGGAAAACCTACAAAATTTGGTTTTACCGAAAAAGAAGTTGCTTTAAAAATAGTTTTAAAAATTGGAGCTGAACTAGAAAAGAATAAAGACATAAAAGTAATTTACACGCGTAAAACAGATGTCTTTGTTACGTTAAGGGGGCGTGCTAAAATAGCAAACGAGGCAGATGCCGATTTGTTTGTATCGGTACATTGTAATGCTCACCACTCACAAGCTTCAGGAACCGAAACCTATGTGGTAGGGGTTGCAAATACCAAGCGTAATTTTGATGTTGCAAAACTGGAAAACGAAGTAATTCTTTTAGAGGACGATTACGAGACACATTACGACGGGTTTAATCCTAATGCTCCAGAATCGTTAATCGGATTAACATTAATGCAAGAAGACTATATTGATTATAGTATCATGCTTGCGGGAATGATTGAAAATAATTTTGCGAACAAATTAAAACGTAAAAGCCGTGGTGTTAAACAAGCCAGTTTATGGGTTATGCATAATACTTATATGCCAAGTGTTTTAATTGAAACGGGGTTTATTACTAATACAGAAGAAGGACGTTACTTAAACTCTAACAAAGGACAAACAGAAATTTCTTCGGCAATAAAAGACGCTATTTTAGAATATAAAACATCTTTAGATTTAAATGTTGGTGAAAATCTTGGTACAGCTCGGGTACAAGCTATAATAACAGATGAAGAGGATGATCTTGAAGATGAAACTAATAATCCTGATGTGTATGCAGATGTTGAATTTAAAATTCAAATTGCGGCAAGTTCCAAGAAACTAGAAACAAAACCTTTTAATTTTAACGGATTAAGTCCAGTATCTAGAGATCAAGTAGGGAAAATCTATAAATATTACTACGGAGCAACATCTAATTATTCTGAAGTACAAAGCCTGTTATTACAAGCAAAAGCAAAAGGATTCGACACAAGTTTTATCGTAGCTTTTCGCGATGGAGCACAAATTCATTTGGATAAAGTGCTAAAAACTACATCAAATTAA
- a CDS encoding GMP reductase, with amino-acid sequence MRIENEIKLGFKDVMIRPKRSTLKSRSQVSLDREFTFLHSQTKWTGVPIMAANMDTVGTFSLALALAKHNLFTAIHKHYSFEAWDTFLQEAPEHIENYIAVSTGTGSKDGEKLKLIFEKHPKLRFICIDVANGYSEHFVKFVEKTRAQFPDKVIIAGNVVTGEMVEELLLSGADIVKVGIGPGSVCTTRVKTGVGYPQLSAIIECADAAHGLGGQIISDGGCAVPGDVSKAFGAGADFVMLGGMLAGHEESGGELIEHEGKQFKKFYGMSSETAMDKYVGGVAEYRASEGKTVEVPFKGAVENTLQDILGGIRSTCTYVGAQRLKELTKRTTFIRVAEQENQVYNP; translated from the coding sequence ATGCGTATTGAAAATGAAATTAAATTAGGATTTAAAGATGTTATGATTCGTCCAAAACGATCAACCTTAAAAAGTCGTTCGCAAGTCAGTTTAGATCGTGAGTTTACTTTTTTACATAGTCAGACAAAATGGACTGGCGTACCTATAATGGCAGCAAATATGGATACTGTTGGTACATTTTCTCTTGCTTTAGCATTGGCTAAGCATAATCTCTTTACAGCCATACATAAACATTATAGTTTTGAAGCATGGGATACTTTTCTACAAGAAGCTCCAGAACATATTGAAAATTATATTGCTGTTAGCACAGGAACTGGTTCTAAAGATGGAGAAAAATTAAAGTTGATTTTTGAAAAACATCCAAAACTAAGATTTATATGCATTGATGTGGCTAACGGCTATTCAGAACATTTTGTAAAATTTGTTGAAAAGACTAGAGCTCAATTTCCTGATAAAGTCATTATTGCAGGAAATGTTGTTACCGGAGAAATGGTTGAAGAATTATTATTGTCTGGTGCAGATATTGTTAAAGTAGGTATCGGCCCTGGTTCGGTGTGTACTACACGTGTTAAAACCGGTGTGGGTTATCCGCAACTCTCTGCTATCATCGAATGTGCAGATGCTGCTCATGGTTTAGGCGGACAAATAATTAGTGATGGTGGTTGTGCTGTTCCTGGAGATGTCTCTAAAGCCTTTGGGGCTGGAGCCGATTTTGTTATGCTAGGCGGCATGCTTGCAGGACATGAAGAAAGTGGCGGCGAATTGATTGAACATGAGGGAAAACAATTCAAGAAATTTTACGGTATGAGTAGTGAAACTGCTATGGATAAATATGTTGGTGGTGTTGCAGAGTACAGAGCTAGCGAAGGTAAAACTGTAGAAGTCCCTTTTAAAGGCGCTGTAGAAAATACATTACAAGATATTTTAGGCGGTATTCGAAGTACATGTACCTATGTGGGTGCTCAACGTTTAAAAGAGCTAACTAAACGAACTACGTTTATTAGAGTTGCCGAACAAGAAAACCAAGTTTACAATCCATAA